One Microvirga lotononidis genomic window carries:
- a CDS encoding RidA family protein, translating to MPPCPPPKTCAPRVPLVAEASSHPHRHRPANKEDIMTIAQPLAPPLRKINPPELPRPRGYSHAVAGTGTFVFVSGQTATDHMGKVTTVGLLLQARQALRNVRTALAEAGGAPEHIAQMTWYVLDVDHYRARLKELGVVYREVMGSHYPAMVLVEVSGLVDPAAIVEISATAILPSGGQPLPAGSPLNP from the coding sequence ATGCCCCCGTGCCCTCCACCGAAGACATGCGCCCCGCGCGTCCCACTGGTCGCGGAGGCCTCCTCGCATCCCCATCGGCATCGTCCCGCCAACAAGGAGGACATCATGACCATCGCCCAGCCGCTGGCGCCCCCGCTCCGCAAGATCAACCCGCCGGAGTTGCCGCGCCCGCGCGGGTATTCGCACGCGGTTGCGGGCACGGGCACCTTCGTGTTCGTCAGCGGCCAGACCGCCACCGACCACATGGGCAAGGTGACGACCGTCGGGCTCCTGCTCCAGGCGCGCCAGGCGCTGCGGAACGTCCGCACGGCGCTGGCCGAAGCGGGCGGGGCACCCGAGCACATCGCGCAGATGACCTGGTACGTACTCGATGTCGATCACTACCGGGCGCGACTCAAGGAGCTCGGGGTGGTCTATCGCGAGGTCATGGGGAGCCATTATCCGGCGATGGTGCTGGTGGAGGTTTCCGGGTTGGTCGACCCGGCCGCCATCGTGGAGATCTCGGCGACCGCCATCCTTCCGTCGGGTGGCCAGCCCCTGCCTGCGGGCAGTCCCCTCAATCCTTGA
- a CDS encoding GreA/GreB family elongation factor, translating to MHASLPPVMMTHKDHRRLMRTARELAEQVHPLASPLRRELDRATLHAPDQLPDDVVTLDRFVTYRLADGGRVERRALILSEDGMWPHAEVSVLTPVGLSLLGLRPGDRMPVIGSDGPMDAWVEVEGVGLRVTGGLMPVRL from the coding sequence ATGCACGCTAGTCTGCCACCCGTCATGATGACGCACAAAGACCACAGGCGCCTGATGCGGACGGCCCGGGAACTCGCGGAGCAGGTCCATCCGCTGGCGTCGCCTCTCCGGCGGGAACTCGACAGGGCCACCCTGCACGCGCCCGATCAACTCCCGGACGACGTCGTGACGCTCGACAGGTTCGTGACCTATCGGCTCGCGGATGGGGGTCGCGTCGAAAGGCGGGCCCTCATCCTTTCGGAGGATGGCATGTGGCCGCACGCCGAGGTGTCCGTCCTGACGCCGGTGGGCCTGTCCCTTCTCGGGCTTCGCCCCGGGGACCGGATGCCGGTGATCGGATCCGACGGGCCGATGGATGCCTGGGTCGAGGTCGAGGGCGTCGGACTGAGGGTCACGGGTGGGCTCATGCCGGTCAGGCTCTAG
- a CDS encoding uroporphyrinogen-III synthase: MRILLTRPQAQSQELGTVLEGHGIEWLGEPLLRIVPVPWDPGTLAGKQALLLTSPNASRELLRVPGGRRDLPIHVVGPGTAAPLLAAGFTDVQAAGGTAVDLIAHVRRRVDPRAGRLLHLSGHDITRDLAVALAPAGFVVDRVVAYRAAAVERLSAEVMRAISRNRIDAAVFLSARTAAIFRDLVITSGIADACARMTAIAISRKVATELRPAVFSRVVAAGTPCLDGVVDAVLRVASKGVPGPQGG, translated from the coding sequence ATGCGGATTCTGCTGACGCGCCCGCAGGCGCAATCGCAGGAGCTTGGAACGGTCCTCGAGGGGCATGGCATCGAGTGGCTCGGGGAGCCATTGCTCCGGATCGTTCCGGTTCCATGGGATCCCGGCACCCTTGCGGGCAAGCAGGCGCTCCTGCTGACTTCGCCCAACGCGTCCCGCGAACTGCTTCGGGTTCCCGGGGGCCGCCGGGACCTGCCGATCCACGTGGTCGGGCCGGGCACCGCGGCGCCGCTCCTGGCGGCGGGCTTCACGGACGTGCAGGCGGCGGGCGGGACGGCGGTGGATCTCATTGCCCATGTCCGTCGCCGTGTCGATCCGCGCGCAGGGCGGCTTCTCCACCTCAGCGGCCATGACATCACGCGCGATCTCGCCGTCGCCCTCGCGCCGGCCGGGTTCGTGGTCGACCGGGTGGTCGCATACCGTGCCGCCGCGGTGGAGCGCCTGAGCGCGGAGGTGATGCGCGCGATCTCCCGCAATCGGATCGACGCGGCGGTGTTCCTGTCGGCACGCACGGCGGCGATCTTCCGCGACCTCGTCATCACGTCCGGCATCGCGGATGCCTGCGCCCGCATGACGGCCATCGCGATCAGCCGCAAGGTGGCGACGGAACTGCGTCCGGCGGTCTTCAGCCGGGTGGTCGCTGCGGGCACCCCCTGCCTCGACGGCGTTGTCGATGCGGTTCTGCGCGTTGCTTCCAAGGGCGTCCCTGGCCCACAGGGAGGCTGA
- the rnk gene encoding nucleoside diphosphate kinase regulator gives MMIEQETLPPLTISTGDYDRLAFLASFGLNFEQDRPAAAMLADELIRATVVTPRTLPPSLATMRSRLEYRDDVTGDVRCATLVYPGEDDGDAARVCVLSPEGAALIGLSVGQSIAWRTPEGLRSLTLLRVLYQPHGRFVEPWRELS, from the coding sequence ATGATGATCGAGCAAGAGACCCTTCCGCCCCTGACGATCTCGACGGGCGACTATGACCGGCTCGCCTTTCTCGCGTCGTTCGGCTTGAACTTCGAGCAGGACCGCCCTGCGGCGGCGATGCTTGCCGACGAGCTGATCCGGGCGACGGTCGTGACGCCACGGACCCTTCCGCCATCGCTCGCCACGATGCGCTCGCGGCTGGAATATCGTGACGACGTCACCGGGGACGTCCGGTGTGCGACGCTGGTCTATCCCGGCGAGGACGATGGGGATGCCGCCCGCGTCTGCGTGTTGTCGCCGGAAGGCGCGGCGTTGATCGGCCTCAGTGTAGGCCAATCGATCGCGTGGCGGACGCCAGAGGGATTGCGCAGCCTGACGCTCCTGCGCGTGCTGTACCAGCCGCATGGACGGTTCGTTGAGCCGTGGAGGGAACTGTCATGA
- a CDS encoding GreA/GreB family elongation factor translates to MNAQRHPPPITIATSDYNRLLSTAIIQQEHDRRASNFLLEELRRAKVCHPSELPEDIVSTNCRVIFRIDDEPKTRAYLLVHPDDLIWPGAEISVTTPLGTALLGLRVGDRMSFIEEGTAHEVVVEGIGLRFLDDGTAITRTPGSIWWV, encoded by the coding sequence ATGAACGCGCAGCGCCATCCCCCGCCGATCACCATCGCGACCAGCGACTACAACCGCCTGCTCTCCACGGCGATAATCCAGCAGGAGCACGACCGCAGGGCGTCCAACTTCCTGCTGGAGGAGCTGCGCCGCGCGAAGGTTTGCCATCCATCGGAGCTGCCTGAGGATATCGTCTCGACGAACTGCCGCGTGATCTTCCGTATCGACGACGAGCCGAAGACACGGGCGTACCTGCTCGTCCATCCCGACGACCTGATCTGGCCCGGCGCGGAGATCTCCGTGACGACACCGCTGGGTACGGCGCTTCTGGGTCTGCGCGTCGGCGACCGCATGTCCTTCATCGAGGAAGGCACGGCCCATGAGGTGGTCGTGGAGGGCATCGGCCTTCGCTTTCTCGACGACGGCACGGCTATCACGCGCACTCCCGGCAGCATCTGGTGGGTATGA
- a CDS encoding Glu/Leu/Phe/Val family dehydrogenase gives MLDQALTRLDDAARHLDLDADVLEKLKYPRETTKVRLMIRMDDGSRKSFMAWRCRYDDTRGPTKGGIRFHPDSTMEEVETLAFWMTFKCAVMNLPYGGGKGAVQFDPHTLSKAELERLSRAYVQAFAKIIGPDRDIPAPDVYTNAMIMGWMADEYASIVGEATLAVITGKPIALGGSLGRDDATARGGYYLVQRLARQLGLEPGARVAIQGFGNAGQHIARLLAGDGYSIVAVSDSKGAIHCPTGLDVDKVFKAKGQGSVTYLAGADGISAIPSDELVSVDCELLVPAALEDMIHEGNAASVKARIVLELANGPITPEADAILADGNVVVLPDILANAGGVTVSYFEWVQNRQGYYWPVEDVHARLKAMMEREGDAIWALAQDKGISLRSAAYVHALSRLAGAIEAHGTQQFFTS, from the coding sequence ATGCTGGACCAGGCCCTGACACGGCTCGACGACGCAGCCCGGCACCTCGACCTCGACGCGGACGTTCTCGAAAAGCTGAAGTACCCGCGCGAGACCACGAAGGTCCGACTGATGATCCGCATGGACGACGGCTCGCGCAAATCCTTCATGGCATGGCGCTGCCGCTATGACGACACCCGCGGTCCGACCAAGGGCGGCATCCGCTTCCACCCGGATTCGACCATGGAGGAGGTCGAGACGCTCGCCTTCTGGATGACTTTCAAATGCGCGGTGATGAACCTGCCGTATGGCGGCGGCAAGGGCGCCGTGCAGTTCGATCCGCATACCCTGTCGAAGGCCGAACTGGAACGCCTCTCGCGCGCCTACGTGCAGGCTTTCGCCAAGATCATCGGGCCTGACCGCGACATCCCGGCGCCCGACGTTTACACCAATGCGATGATCATGGGCTGGATGGCCGACGAGTACGCCTCCATCGTCGGCGAGGCGACCCTGGCGGTGATCACGGGCAAACCCATCGCCCTTGGCGGCTCGCTAGGGCGTGACGACGCGACCGCCCGCGGGGGCTACTATCTCGTCCAGCGCCTGGCACGGCAACTCGGATTGGAGCCGGGAGCACGGGTGGCGATCCAGGGTTTCGGCAACGCGGGCCAGCACATCGCGCGGCTGCTCGCCGGCGACGGGTACAGTATCGTGGCGGTTTCCGATTCGAAGGGCGCCATCCACTGCCCGACTGGACTCGATGTCGACAAGGTGTTCAAGGCCAAAGGGCAGGGGAGCGTGACGTACCTTGCCGGGGCTGACGGCATCTCCGCCATTCCCTCCGACGAGCTCGTTTCCGTCGATTGCGAGCTGCTCGTTCCGGCGGCACTGGAGGACATGATCCACGAAGGCAATGCCGCCAGCGTGAAGGCCCGCATCGTTCTTGAACTCGCCAACGGCCCGATCACACCCGAGGCCGACGCAATCCTGGCCGACGGGAACGTCGTCGTCCTGCCGGACATCCTGGCGAACGCGGGCGGTGTGACTGTCTCGTACTTCGAGTGGGTGCAGAACCGGCAGGGCTACTACTGGCCCGTCGAGGACGTGCATGCGCGGCTGAAGGCGATGATGGAGCGGGAGGGGGACGCCATCTGGGCGCTCGCCCAGGACAAGGGCATAAGCCTGCGCAGCGCGGCCTACGTGCATGCGCTCTCGCGGCTCGCGGGCGCCATCGAGGCGCACGGCACGCAGCAGTTCTTCACGAGCTGA
- a CDS encoding pseudouridine synthase: MKPPPRLRGAARTQRRNGAVVSLPRALSKLGFCSRTQAEALIAEGRVRVDGRVIRAVTARVDPARARITVDGEPLVAERKVYLMLNKPRGLVTTRDDPEERATVYDCLKGLDLPFVAPVGRLDKASEGLLLMTNDTRWAQRVLDPASNVEKVYHVQIDRVPDEGMLERLQAGMTLDGERLVARSASLLRAGARNAWIEVILSEGRNRQIRRLLGAVGAEVLRLVRIDVGGVRLGDLPRGTVRPLTPAEKAMLDVPVQIASGWEGAV, from the coding sequence ATGAAACCACCGCCCCGATTACGGGGCGCGGCTCGGACACAGCGTCGGAACGGCGCCGTAGTCAGCCTGCCGCGTGCCCTGTCGAAGCTTGGGTTCTGCTCCCGCACGCAAGCCGAGGCCTTGATCGCGGAAGGACGCGTGCGCGTCGACGGCCGGGTCATCCGAGCGGTGACGGCGCGCGTCGATCCCGCACGCGCCCGCATTACCGTCGACGGCGAGCCGCTCGTGGCCGAGCGCAAGGTCTACCTGATGCTCAACAAGCCGCGCGGCCTCGTTACGACCCGCGACGACCCAGAGGAGCGGGCGACGGTATACGACTGCCTCAAAGGACTCGATCTCCCGTTCGTTGCGCCCGTGGGACGCCTCGACAAGGCGAGCGAGGGCCTGCTGCTCATGACCAACGACACGCGCTGGGCGCAGCGCGTGCTGGATCCCGCATCGAACGTCGAGAAGGTCTACCACGTCCAGATCGACCGCGTGCCGGATGAGGGCATGCTGGAGCGGCTTCAGGCGGGCATGACGCTCGATGGCGAGCGCTTGGTCGCAAGGTCGGCGAGCCTGCTCCGTGCCGGCGCACGCAACGCGTGGATCGAGGTGATCCTGAGCGAAGGCCGAAACCGCCAGATCCGGCGCCTGCTGGGCGCCGTTGGCGCGGAGGTGCTCCGGCTCGTGCGCATCGATGTGGGCGGTGTGCGGCTGGGCGATCTTCCGAGGGGCACCGTCCGGCCACTCACGCCCGCCGAGAAGGCGATGCTGGACGTTCCGGTCCAGATCGCCTCTGGCTGGGAAGGAGCTGTATGA
- a CDS encoding nucleoside deaminase: MSTSRDFLCEVIDLARDNVRKGGRPFGAVLVKDGAVIATGVNEIHMTQDPTTHAELQAIRAASRALGSPRLDGCVIYASGHPCPMCLSAMYLTGIREVTYAYSNEDGEPYGLSTAAIYAELAKPLAEQSLKATHLPLRAGAEGDLYQMWRDAASAPLDGSGSGRSA, encoded by the coding sequence ATGTCCACCAGCCGGGATTTTCTCTGCGAGGTCATCGATCTGGCTCGTGACAACGTCCGAAAGGGCGGACGGCCGTTCGGTGCAGTTCTCGTCAAGGACGGCGCCGTCATTGCCACGGGCGTCAACGAAATCCATATGACGCAAGACCCGACCACCCATGCCGAACTCCAGGCGATCCGCGCGGCGAGCCGGGCGCTCGGCAGCCCGCGCCTCGACGGCTGCGTGATCTATGCCAGCGGCCATCCCTGCCCGATGTGCCTTTCGGCGATGTACCTTACGGGCATCCGCGAAGTGACCTACGCCTATTCCAACGAGGACGGAGAGCCGTATGGCCTGTCGACGGCGGCCATTTATGCTGAACTGGCAAAGCCGCTGGCGGAGCAGTCGCTCAAGGCCACTCATCTGCCCTTGCGCGCTGGGGCGGAGGGCGATCTCTATCAGATGTGGCGCGACGCCGCCTCGGCTCCGCTCGACGGGTCCGGCTCCGGCAGGTCCGCGTAG
- a CDS encoding DUF488 domain-containing protein — MANPFYTIGHSTRTIPEFVDLLREAKVGLVVDVRTVPRSRTNPQFNRDVLSDNLASYQIGYEHIAELGGLRGKQRLAQPSPNTYWENDSFRNYSDYALTDKFHMGLAMLRELGDANVTAIMCAEAVWWRCHRRIIADYLLASGHAAFHILGPGKIGPASMTPAARLTPDGNVYADLPEPDPSSGAEAASRHI, encoded by the coding sequence ATGGCAAACCCGTTCTACACCATCGGGCACTCCACCCGCACCATTCCGGAATTCGTGGACCTTCTCCGCGAGGCGAAAGTCGGCCTCGTGGTGGATGTCCGAACGGTTCCGCGCTCCCGGACGAATCCACAGTTCAACCGTGATGTTCTATCCGACAATCTTGCCAGCTATCAGATCGGATACGAGCACATCGCCGAACTCGGCGGGCTCCGCGGCAAGCAGCGTCTGGCCCAGCCCTCACCAAACACGTATTGGGAGAACGACAGCTTCCGGAACTATTCCGACTATGCCTTGACCGACAAGTTCCACATGGGCCTAGCGATGTTGCGCGAGCTTGGTGATGCGAACGTCACGGCCATCATGTGCGCCGAGGCGGTGTGGTGGCGCTGCCACCGCCGGATCATCGCCGACTACCTGCTCGCCTCCGGCCATGCGGCATTCCACATCCTCGGACCCGGCAAAATCGGGCCGGCGTCGATGACGCCCGCAGCCCGGTTGACGCCTGATGGGAATGTCTACGCGGACCTGCCGGAGCCGGACCCGTCGAGCGGAGCCGAGGCGGCGTCGCGCCACATCTGA
- a CDS encoding PAS sensor domain-containing protein yields the protein MDLTRLVAEAILSAAANAVVAMDPDGIIRVWNPSAERIFGHRAAEALGQSLDLIIPERLRARHWEGFRRVMASGESHYGAGDLLSVPGLRKDGQRISLEFTIVPLKYEQGQMHGLAAVMRDVTSRFEEIRRLKQKLAEATAHPSPH from the coding sequence ATGGATCTGACCCGACTTGTTGCAGAAGCCATTCTCTCCGCTGCCGCCAATGCCGTGGTGGCGATGGACCCCGACGGGATCATCCGGGTGTGGAACCCCAGTGCCGAGCGGATCTTCGGCCATCGCGCCGCCGAGGCGCTCGGGCAGTCCCTCGATCTCATCATCCCCGAGCGCCTGCGTGCGCGGCATTGGGAGGGGTTCCGCCGCGTGATGGCCTCCGGCGAGAGCCACTACGGCGCGGGCGACCTCCTGTCGGTGCCGGGCCTCCGCAAGGACGGGCAGCGCATCTCCTTGGAGTTCACCATCGTGCCGCTCAAGTATGAGCAGGGTCAGATGCACGGCCTCGCCGCAGTCATGCGCGACGTGACCAGCCGCTTCGAGGAGATCAGAAGGCTGAAGCAGAAGCTGGCGGAAGCAACCGCACACCCGAGTCCCCACTGA
- a CDS encoding DUF2231 domain-containing protein: protein MPTGLLISLVVVLLLIYTGWRGWEMVYRHRVAVSERVP, encoded by the coding sequence CTGCCGACAGGGCTTCTCATCTCGCTCGTTGTCGTTCTCCTCCTGATCTATACGGGCTGGCGCGGGTGGGAGATGGTCTACCGCCACCGGGTCGCCGTCTCGGAGCGGGTTCCCTGA
- a CDS encoding homospermidine synthase — MDRTETRNDHSPIHGRITGPIVMIGFGSIGKGMLPLIERHFEFDRNRFTVIDPVDTDRDMLDVRGVTLITKALTPDNYREILTPLLTEGGGQGFCVNVSVDTSSRAIMELCRELGTLYVDTVAEPWAGFYFDKSVGPEARTNYALRENILEARRKSPGGPTAVNCCGANPGMVSWFVKQALLNVARDTGIEHEDPQSREDWARLMQRVGVKGIHIAERDTQRAEKPKPMGVFVNTWSVEGFVSEGLQPAELGWGTHEKWMPENGRTHDKGCGAAIYLLQPGANTRVRTWCPTPGPQYGFLVTHNEAISIADFFTVREGDEVAYRPTCHYAYHPANDAVLSMHEMFGNAGQFQGKHHILTEDEIVDGIDELGVLLYGHDRNAYWYGSQLSIEETRKLAPYQNATGLQVTSAVLAGMVWALENPEAGIVEADDIDFRRCLEVQMPYLGPVNGYYTDWTPLTDRPGFFPEDIDTSDPWQFRNVLVR; from the coding sequence ATGGACAGAACCGAAACCAGGAACGACCACTCGCCCATCCATGGCCGCATCACCGGCCCGATCGTCATGATCGGCTTCGGCTCGATCGGCAAGGGCATGCTGCCCCTGATCGAGCGGCATTTCGAGTTCGACAGGAACCGCTTCACGGTCATCGATCCGGTCGACACCGACCGTGACATGCTGGACGTGCGCGGCGTGACGCTCATCACCAAGGCCCTGACGCCGGACAACTACCGCGAGATCCTCACGCCACTGCTGACGGAAGGCGGCGGGCAGGGCTTCTGCGTGAACGTCTCGGTGGACACGTCGTCCCGCGCCATTATGGAGCTCTGCCGCGAACTCGGTACGCTCTACGTCGACACCGTGGCCGAGCCCTGGGCCGGGTTCTATTTCGACAAGAGCGTGGGGCCGGAGGCGCGCACCAACTACGCCCTGCGTGAGAACATCCTCGAGGCGCGCCGCAAGTCGCCGGGCGGTCCCACGGCGGTGAACTGCTGCGGCGCTAATCCCGGCATGGTGTCCTGGTTCGTGAAGCAGGCACTGCTCAACGTCGCCAGAGACACCGGCATCGAGCACGAGGATCCGCAGAGCCGCGAGGACTGGGCGCGTCTGATGCAGCGCGTCGGCGTGAAGGGCATCCACATCGCCGAGCGCGACACGCAGCGCGCCGAGAAGCCGAAGCCCATGGGGGTCTTCGTAAATACTTGGTCCGTGGAAGGCTTCGTGTCCGAGGGCTTGCAGCCGGCCGAACTCGGCTGGGGCACGCACGAGAAATGGATGCCGGAGAACGGCCGCACGCACGACAAGGGCTGCGGTGCCGCGATCTACCTGCTCCAGCCCGGCGCCAACACGCGTGTCCGCACCTGGTGCCCGACGCCCGGCCCGCAATACGGCTTCCTTGTCACGCACAACGAGGCAATCTCGATCGCGGACTTCTTCACCGTGCGCGAAGGCGACGAGGTCGCCTATCGGCCGACCTGCCACTACGCCTACCACCCGGCGAACGATGCCGTTCTCTCGATGCACGAGATGTTCGGCAATGCCGGACAGTTCCAGGGGAAGCACCACATCCTGACCGAGGATGAGATCGTCGACGGCATCGACGAACTCGGCGTGCTGCTCTACGGCCATGACAGGAATGCCTACTGGTACGGCTCGCAGCTCTCCATCGAGGAGACGCGCAAGCTCGCGCCGTACCAGAACGCCACGGGCCTTCAGGTGACCTCCGCCGTGCTCGCCGGCATGGTTTGGGCACTCGAGAACCCGGAGGCCGGGATCGTGGAGGCTGACGACATCGATTTCCGTCGCTGCCTCGAGGTGCAGATGCCCTATCTTGGTCCGGTGAACGGGTACTACACGGATTGGACGCCGCTCACCGACCGGCCCGGGTTCTTTCCGGAGGACATCGACACCTCCGATCCGTGGCAGTTCCGGAACGTGCTGGTGCGGTAA
- a CDS encoding SLAC1 family transporter, whose product MSLAAAFVWLIWMALYVLKWATSRDEALAEFRHPVQAFFIALVPVATLIASIAIAPYLPAVASAMFMLGVASQVMFSAWMVGALWQGGRHTDATTPALNMPTVGGCFVSAIACGSFGYPDAGLLFFGAGFLSMVVLESIVLHRLMTHTLPVGLRATMGLHLATPAVGSVAYLAVTEGPPDRFVQMLFGYALLQALVMLRLVPWLRQPFSPAAWAYTFGISALPLAALRLVERGQTGLIAFLMAPLFIGANLIIGWIALRTLRLAVSERLLPRSLSA is encoded by the coding sequence CTGTCCCTTGCAGCGGCATTCGTCTGGCTCATCTGGATGGCGTTGTACGTCCTGAAGTGGGCGACTTCCCGAGATGAGGCGCTTGCCGAGTTCCGACATCCGGTTCAGGCGTTCTTCATCGCGCTGGTTCCGGTTGCGACCCTTATCGCGTCAATCGCAATCGCCCCTTATCTCCCTGCCGTGGCATCGGCGATGTTCATGCTGGGCGTCGCAAGCCAGGTCATGTTCAGTGCCTGGATGGTCGGCGCATTGTGGCAGGGCGGACGCCACACGGATGCGACCACCCCGGCACTGAACATGCCCACGGTGGGTGGGTGCTTCGTCAGTGCGATCGCCTGCGGGTCCTTCGGTTATCCCGACGCCGGGCTGCTCTTCTTCGGGGCGGGTTTCCTGTCGATGGTCGTGCTGGAATCCATCGTGCTGCACCGCCTGATGACCCATACCTTGCCCGTAGGGTTGCGCGCCACGATGGGATTGCATCTCGCCACCCCGGCAGTCGGATCCGTCGCATACCTCGCCGTCACCGAGGGTCCGCCGGACCGCTTTGTCCAGATGCTGTTCGGATACGCCCTGCTCCAGGCGCTCGTTATGTTGCGCCTCGTGCCCTGGCTTCGGCAGCCGTTCTCGCCGGCCGCGTGGGCCTACACCTTCGGCATCTCCGCCCTGCCACTCGCAGCCCTGCGTCTCGTCGAGCGGGGACAAACGGGGCTGATCGCGTTCCTCATGGCCCCGCTCTTCATCGGCGCCAACCTGATCATCGGCTGGATCGCGCTGCGGACGCTGCGGCTCGCGGTGTCGGAGAGGCTCCTGCCGCGGAGCTTGTCGGCATAG
- a CDS encoding DUF983 domain-containing protein has product MSMNHSAKEAIFKHGLLCRCPRCGKGRLFSGFLKLAPRCEACGLDYSFADPADGPAFFIMIIMGIPAAGFGVWVEIMWEPSVWVHLLTSGPFLLLTCIPPIRIAKGMLVASQYFHKAEEGRFAVPQHAAAKDPSSPNNPIGTSG; this is encoded by the coding sequence ATGAGCATGAACCACAGTGCCAAGGAGGCCATCTTCAAGCACGGCCTGCTGTGCCGCTGCCCCCGGTGCGGCAAGGGCCGCCTGTTCAGCGGATTCCTCAAGCTCGCCCCGCGCTGCGAGGCCTGTGGCCTGGACTACTCCTTCGCCGACCCGGCCGACGGCCCGGCCTTCTTCATCATGATCATCATGGGCATCCCGGCGGCCGGGTTCGGCGTCTGGGTCGAGATCATGTGGGAACCATCCGTCTGGGTTCACCTGCTCACATCGGGGCCGTTCCTCCTGCTGACCTGCATTCCGCCCATCCGCATCGCCAAGGGCATGCTGGTCGCGAGCCAGTACTTCCACAAGGCCGAGGAAGGCCGCTTCGCCGTCCCGCAACATGCAGCCGCGAAGGACCCCTCCTCTCCCAATAATCCCATTGGGACCAGCGGCTGA
- a CDS encoding CBU_0592 family membrane protein yields the protein MSTANFVRLIGAAACLSAYGLLLLGRVKVDDGQFVALNGIGALAILCSLVIDFNLPSFVMYST from the coding sequence ATGAGCACAGCCAACTTCGTGAGGTTGATTGGGGCTGCGGCCTGCTTGTCGGCCTACGGACTGCTGCTACTTGGCAGGGTGAAGGTCGACGATGGCCAATTCGTAGCGCTCAATGGTATTGGGGCCTTGGCAATACTTTGCTCTCTCGTCATTGATTTCAATCTGCCGTCATTCGTAATGTATTCGACGTAG
- a CDS encoding GreA/GreB family elongation factor: protein MTNLANNSNSARRVLDAAVRLDDARPQAGIGIAQEDLMHTTVDLPPVTVATRDYNRLMSVAAMEHNRRKPHREFLLSELRRASLCHPAALPDDVVSTNVKVTYRINDGQPRAHVLVHPQDLQWPGAELSVLTPLGIALLGLRVGDRMSYRTDRDGPLHEVVVEDVQFRLLPDETDHSEPGDGNARDDLDRRLDEALMETFPASDPVSVIICGRS from the coding sequence ATGACCAATCTCGCAAACAATTCGAATTCAGCACGCCGGGTCCTGGATGCCGCCGTTCGTCTCGACGACGCGCGTCCGCAGGCCGGGATCGGCATTGCCCAGGAGGATCTCATGCACACAACCGTTGACCTGCCGCCCGTCACCGTCGCGACGCGCGACTACAACCGCCTCATGTCCGTCGCGGCCATGGAGCACAATCGGCGCAAGCCGCATCGCGAGTTCCTGCTGTCGGAGCTGCGGCGGGCCTCGCTCTGTCATCCCGCGGCGTTGCCGGACGACGTGGTCTCGACCAACGTGAAGGTCACGTACCGGATCAATGACGGACAGCCGAGGGCGCACGTCCTGGTCCACCCGCAGGATCTGCAATGGCCGGGCGCGGAATTGTCCGTACTGACGCCCCTGGGGATAGCGCTGCTGGGGCTTCGCGTGGGCGACCGGATGTCCTATCGGACTGACCGGGACGGTCCATTGCACGAGGTCGTGGTGGAGGATGTCCAATTCAGGCTCCTGCCGGATGAAACCGACCACTCGGAACCCGGCGACGGTAACGCGCGGGACGATCTCGATCGCCGGCTCGACGAGGCCCTGATGGAGACCTTCCCGGCCAGCGACCCGGTCTCGGTCATCATTTGCGGACGGTCCTGA
- the rnk gene encoding nucleoside diphosphate kinase regulator has protein sequence MRQVTLPPITITTVDYDRLAWIASAGVNGQRYTVAEMLADELDRATVAAPGAIRPDIVTMHSEVEYRDEVTGEVRRATLVYPGEEDLDAGRISVLTPVGAALIGLSEGQSMEWQGPTGGRRKLTVHRVRFQPERMAGLSA, from the coding sequence ATGAGACAGGTAACCCTTCCCCCCATCACGATCACCACGGTCGATTACGACCGTCTGGCCTGGATCGCGTCCGCCGGCGTCAACGGCCAACGCTACACCGTCGCCGAGATGCTGGCTGACGAACTCGATCGTGCGACGGTCGCGGCGCCGGGCGCCATCCGCCCGGACATCGTGACGATGCATTCGGAGGTCGAGTACCGGGACGAGGTCACGGGCGAGGTGCGGCGCGCCACCCTGGTGTATCCGGGCGAGGAGGATCTCGACGCCGGACGGATCTCGGTCCTGACGCCGGTCGGGGCGGCCCTGATCGGACTGTCGGAGGGACAGTCGATGGAATGGCAGGGGCCGACGGGCGGACGGCGCAAGCTAACGGTGCATCGGGTGCGTTTCCAGCCCGAGCGCATGGCCGGACTGAGCGCCTGA